TCCGTCACCGGGCCATTGTCGATTCGCGGGTCTGGGGCGATGGTGATGCTGAGGGGGTCAGGCAGAGAGCCGCCGACGAGCTCAAGCTGACGGCGAGGGTGGCCCGGCGGATGGGAGTCGACACGGTGGTGGGGTTCTCCGGGTCGAGCATCTGGCCGTACGTGGCGATGTTCCCCCCGGTTCCGGCCGAGGTGATCGAAGCGGGATACCAGGACTTCGCCGACCGTTTCAACCCCATCCTCGACGTCTTCGATTCTGAGGGGGTCAGATTTGCGCTCGAGGTGCATCCGAGCGAGATCGCCTACGACTACTGGACCTCGGCCAGGACGCTCGATGCCGTCGACCATCGTCAGGCCTTCGGGTTCAACTGGGACCCGAGTCACATGCTGTGGCAGGGGATCGACCCTGCCGGTTTCATCGTCGACTTCGCAGACCGCATCTACCACGTCGACTGCAAAGACACCCGCCTGAGGCCCGCCGACGGTCGGTCGGGGATTCTGGGTTCGCACCGCGCCTGGGGCGACCCGCGCCGTCGTTGGGACTTCGTGTCGACGGGTCATGGAGACGTCGCCTGGGAAGACGCGTTCCGGGCTCTGAACTCGATCGGCTACCCGGGCCCGATCTCGGTCGAATGGGAAGACGCGGGAATGGAGCGCCGGCATGGCGCCCGGGAGGCGGTGGACTTCATTCGTTCACTGCTCTGGGAGAAGCCGACCTCGTCATTCGATGCTGCTTTCAGCTCCAAAGCGAGCGCGGAACCGGACATCCTGCCCTCGTAGATACGCCTTCCCGCGAGGAAGCAGCTGAAAATCCGACCGGCTATCGGGCGCTCTCACTTCAGGCCTGTGCGGACGAAACTTAGTAGGGCGTCGATGAGCGCGGCGGGCGCGTCCTCCGCAACGTGATGGCCG
This window of the Cryobacterium arcticum genome carries:
- a CDS encoding sugar phosphate isomerase/epimerase family protein codes for the protein MMQADSAAGHPVTLFTGQWADLPLEEIAELASSWGYDGLEIACGGEHLDVRRAAEDDSYLAARLDILKRHGLGVWAISNHLTGQAVCDDPIDFRHRAIVDSRVWGDGDAEGVRQRAADELKLTARVARRMGVDTVVGFSGSSIWPYVAMFPPVPAEVIEAGYQDFADRFNPILDVFDSEGVRFALEVHPSEIAYDYWTSARTLDAVDHRQAFGFNWDPSHMLWQGIDPAGFIVDFADRIYHVDCKDTRLRPADGRSGILGSHRAWGDPRRRWDFVSTGHGDVAWEDAFRALNSIGYPGPISVEWEDAGMERRHGAREAVDFIRSLLWEKPTSSFDAAFSSKASAEPDILPS